The Oncorhynchus masou masou isolate Uvic2021 chromosome 6, UVic_Omas_1.1, whole genome shotgun sequence genome has a window encoding:
- the LOC135542555 gene encoding frizzled-7-A-like, translating into MAVRRTCEWIWITGCALVTVCLMLEPCTGQYHGEKGISIPEHGFCQPISIPLCTDIAYNQTIMPNLLGHTNQEEAGLEVHQFYPLVKVQCSMDLKFFLCSMYAPVCTVLEQAIPPCRSLCERARQGCEALMNKFGFQWPERLRCENFPIHGAGEICVGQNTSDTDIPTSDPTPNLPELMTLPPNIGRPAAQPFSCPLQLQVPTYLNYKFLGVKDCGAPCESTKPNGLMYFREEELKFGKLWVGIWSILCCVSTLFTVLTYLVDMRRFRYPERPIIFLSGCYFMVAVAYTAGFFLEDKVVCIDKFKEDGYKTVAQGTKKEGCTILFMILYFFGMASSIWWVILSLTWFLSAGMKWGHEAIEANSQYFHLAAWAVPAVKTITILAMGQVDGDLLTGVCYVGIYSVDSLRGFVLAPLFVYLFIGTSFLLAGFVSLFRIRTIMKHDGTKTEKLEKLMVRIGVFSVLYTVPATIVIACYFYEQAFRDQWEKTWHMQTCKRFAVPCPANNFAPMTPDFTVFMIKYLMTMIVGITSGFWIWSGKTLQSWCRFYKRLSNRNQGETTV; encoded by the coding sequence ATGGCGGTAAGGAGAACCTGTGAGTGGATTTGGATAACGGGGTGCGCGCTGGTGACTGTTTGTCTAATGCTGGAGCCGTGTACCGGTCAGTATCATGGCGAGAAAGGAATTTCTATACCAGAACACGGGTTTTGTCAGCCAATTTCTATCCCCCTCTGCACGGACATTGCCTATAATCAAACCATCATGCCGAATCTTTTGGGACACACAAACCAGGAGGAGGCGGGGCTGGAGGTCCATCAGTTTTACCCGCTCGTAAAGGTCCAGTGTTCCATGGACCTGAAGTTTTTCTTGTGTTCCATGTACGCACCGGTGTGCACAGTTCTAGAACAGGCCATCCCCCCATGCCGATCACTGTGCGAGCGCGCACGCCAGGGCTGCGAGGCGCTCATGAACAAGTTCGGGTTTCAATGGCCAGAGAGACTCCGTTGTGAGAACTTCCCCATCCACGGCGCTGGGGAGATCTGTGTGGGTCAAAACACTTCAGACACGGACATCCCTACCTCGGACCCCACTCCCAACCTGCCTGAGCTCATGACCCTACCCCCAAACATCGGTCGCCCTGCTGCCCAGCCCTTCTCCTGTCCCCTACAACTTCAGGTCCCAACCTACCTCAACTACAAATTCCTGGGGGTGAAAGACTGTGGTGCCCCATGCGAGTCCACCAAGCCCAACGGTCTAATGTATTTCCGCGAGGAGGAACTGAAATTCGGCAAACTCTGGGTGGGTATCTGGTCTATCTTGTGTTGTGTGAGTACACTGTTCACTGTGCTCACATACTTGGTAGACATGAGGAGGTTTCGCTACCCGGAGAGGCCCATCATCTTCCTCTCAGGCTGCTACTTCATGGTGGCGGTGGCCTACACAGCAGGCTTCTTCTTGGAGGATAAAGTGGTCTGCATAGACAAGTTTAAAGAGGACGGTTACAAGACGGTGGCCCAGGGCACCAAGAAAGAGGGCTGCACCATCCTCTTCATGATCCTCTACTTTTTTGGCATGGCTAGCTCCATATGGTGGGTCATCCTGTCCCTCACCTGGTTCCTGTCTGCTGGTATGAAGTGGGGTCACGAGGCCATCGAGGCCAACTCTCAATACTTCCACCTCGCGGCTTGGGCGGTGCCGGCTGTCAAAACCATCACTATCCTGGCCATGGGGCAGGTGGATGGGGACCTTCTCACAGGGGTGTGCTACGTCGGCATCTACAGCGTGGATTCGTTGCGAGGGTTCGTCCTGGCCCCCCTGTTCGTCTACCTCTTCATCGGAACCTCGTTCCTCCTGGCCGGGTTTGTGTCTCTGTTCCGTATCAGAACCATCATGAAGCACGACGGCACCAAGACGGAGAAACTAGAGAAGCTGATGGTGAGAATCGGGGTGTTCAGTGTCCTGTACACCGTCCCCGCCACCATCGTTATCGCCTGTTACTTCTACGAGCAGGCCTTCCGCGACCAATGGGAGAAGACCTGGCACATGCAGACGTGTAAGCGCTTCGCGGTGCCGTGTCCGGCCAACAACTTTGCCCCGATGACCCCGGACTTCACGGTGTTCATGATCAAGTACCTGATGACTATGATCGTGGGCATCACGTCCGGGTTCTGGATCTGGTCAGGGAAAACATTACAGAGTTGGTGCAGGTTTTACAAACGGCTCAGTAACCGCAACCAAGGAGAGACGACCGTATGA
- the LOC135542556 gene encoding small ubiquitin-related modifier 1 translates to MSDTETKPSSGDGSEKKDGEYIKLKVIGQDNSEIHFKVKMTTHLKKLKESYSQRQGVPMNTLRFLFEGQRISDNQTPKELGMEDEDVIEVYQEQTGGLWND, encoded by the exons ATGTCAGACACG GAGACAAAACCCTCAAGTGGAGATGGAAGTGAGAAGAAGGATGGAGAGTACATTAAACTGAAGGTGATTGGTCAG GACAACAGCGAAATTCACTTCAAAGTGAAGATGACAACACATCTAAAAAAGCTAAAGGAATCTTACAGTCAAAGACAG GGTGTACCAATGAACACCCTAAGGTTTCTTTTTGAAGGACAGAGAATCTCAGACAACCAAACCCCCAAAGAG cttGGAAtggaagatgaggatgtcattgAAGTGTATCAGGAACAGACCGGTGGACTTTGGAATGATTAG